A genomic region of Novipirellula aureliae contains the following coding sequences:
- a CDS encoding BatA domain-containing protein, with product MTFLNATLLFGLLAAAAPVALHLLSRREPQKVVFSSIRFLTQRYETNRSRLKIRRWWLLALRVAAIAAVALAFARPVIHQALSLTWLTIGLIALLGIGLLVFAGIAFSQCKPKALRFSLLVAAIVTLVVSLLWAIVMYATGTPPPSDSQSPVAMAIVIDNSPTSGWKTRNDDRTVRMHDLADWLVSRVPRTSRIAILDRSAAPPSFALDAASAIAQVEGTHPLAVTQPLEARIDAAIRLVRTSDLPSRTVVVISDLSELTWKGIVDDPTLSEQLAVDPTVALTVFDLGSFAATNRRLSAVNVSDSTPPASSPVAVTATVELDGEPASDQGLPVTAELEMAVPNPALPVVRDETIERPTFRVVDRASARISGNASSELVLNVPPLSVGTHHGRIRLVGNDPLSMDDIRYFTLNVLPASPILIVCDNQDEARVIGQTITTPFTIDDPNAEYRVEMIGYRDFDVVDLGDYDAVLLLDPANPMMQSERLGDFLKGGGGVLAALGPSASAMTNPTDVLPPIVRRWRVPSPGSFLQLSDSMHPAISPLTSVPGGVPWNEFRVYQYWQIRPQTFDRELAVYAGTEHPAMVERNRFATSQDANESSPITPGRLMLLTTPLPALSDTTRDWNELFSGTEAWPAFLLVRQVVDYLTDRNSEALTMQVGNAPTVSINTVDESRRNRLQLFPPEESSAVPIDVDSDATEVTLTNIRNPGTYWLRGDGFKTGFSANITEQATRLDRVDPEELRSAFSADHFKIVTNMEQIDWSGDSASQRVSLHSPAMLLALIVFLLEQILANRFYRRRQNSVSASSTLTSATEGAKR from the coding sequence GTGACTTTTCTCAACGCAACCTTGCTATTTGGATTGCTTGCCGCTGCAGCGCCCGTGGCACTGCACTTGCTGTCGCGTCGCGAGCCACAGAAGGTGGTATTTTCTTCCATCCGTTTTTTGACTCAGCGTTATGAGACGAACCGTAGCCGCTTGAAAATTCGACGATGGTGGTTGTTGGCGCTTCGCGTCGCAGCCATCGCAGCTGTCGCCTTAGCGTTTGCTCGCCCGGTGATCCACCAAGCTCTATCGTTGACTTGGCTAACGATTGGACTGATAGCCCTTCTAGGTATTGGGTTGTTGGTTTTCGCGGGAATTGCGTTTTCGCAATGCAAACCCAAAGCCCTTCGTTTTTCGTTACTCGTCGCTGCCATCGTCACTCTTGTGGTATCCCTCCTTTGGGCCATCGTGATGTACGCAACGGGTACCCCGCCTCCCTCCGATTCTCAATCGCCGGTAGCGATGGCAATTGTCATCGACAACTCACCCACATCAGGGTGGAAGACTCGCAATGACGACCGAACCGTCCGCATGCACGACTTGGCTGATTGGTTGGTGTCGCGAGTACCGAGGACAAGCCGAATCGCCATCCTTGATCGATCGGCGGCCCCACCATCTTTTGCGCTCGATGCCGCCAGTGCCATCGCACAGGTGGAAGGAACGCACCCGCTTGCTGTTACCCAGCCGCTCGAGGCGAGAATCGATGCAGCGATTCGACTCGTACGAACGAGTGATTTGCCAAGCCGCACGGTCGTCGTGATTAGCGATCTTAGCGAACTGACATGGAAAGGGATTGTCGACGATCCCACGTTAAGCGAGCAACTCGCCGTCGATCCAACGGTGGCGCTGACTGTTTTTGACCTGGGTTCCTTTGCTGCCACCAATCGCCGGTTGTCCGCTGTCAATGTGTCGGATTCGACGCCACCTGCGTCCTCACCCGTTGCCGTAACCGCGACGGTTGAACTCGACGGTGAACCGGCGTCGGATCAGGGGTTGCCGGTTACGGCGGAACTGGAAATGGCCGTTCCCAATCCGGCGCTACCGGTTGTTCGAGACGAAACGATCGAGCGGCCAACCTTCCGAGTCGTCGATCGAGCCAGTGCCCGCATTAGCGGAAATGCATCGAGCGAATTGGTTTTAAACGTACCACCACTCAGCGTCGGTACGCATCATGGTCGGATCCGATTGGTCGGCAATGACCCGCTCTCGATGGATGACATACGCTACTTTACGCTCAACGTCTTACCCGCTTCACCCATTTTGATCGTTTGCGACAACCAAGATGAGGCAAGAGTGATCGGGCAAACGATTACCACTCCGTTCACGATCGACGACCCAAATGCCGAGTACCGAGTGGAAATGATTGGCTATCGTGACTTTGACGTTGTCGACTTAGGTGACTATGACGCTGTGTTGCTACTTGACCCTGCTAATCCGATGATGCAAAGCGAGCGATTGGGCGACTTCCTAAAGGGTGGTGGTGGCGTGTTGGCGGCGCTTGGCCCATCGGCATCAGCGATGACGAACCCGACGGACGTTTTGCCGCCGATCGTCCGTCGTTGGCGCGTCCCAAGTCCAGGCTCATTCCTACAGCTTAGCGACAGCATGCATCCAGCCATATCGCCTCTAACAAGTGTACCGGGCGGCGTGCCATGGAACGAGTTTCGTGTCTATCAATATTGGCAGATTCGACCTCAAACGTTTGATCGCGAATTGGCTGTTTATGCCGGTACCGAACATCCTGCGATGGTCGAGCGAAATCGATTTGCAACCTCCCAGGACGCCAACGAAAGCAGTCCGATTACTCCCGGACGTTTGATGCTTTTGACGACGCCATTGCCTGCATTGTCGGATACAACCCGTGATTGGAACGAACTGTTTAGTGGGACCGAAGCGTGGCCCGCATTTCTATTGGTACGTCAAGTCGTCGACTATTTGACGGATCGAAACAGCGAAGCGCTAACAATGCAAGTTGGCAACGCTCCTACCGTCTCGATCAACACCGTTGATGAGTCGCGTCGAAACCGGTTACAACTATTTCCACCCGAGGAATCCTCGGCGGTTCCGATTGACGTTGACTCGGATGCTACCGAGGTAACGTTGACCAATATCCGAAATCCAGGCACCTATTGGCTACGAGGTGACGGATTCAAAACCGGATTTTCGGCGAACATTACGGAACAAGCCACGCGTCTCGACCGAGTGGACCCCGAAGAGCTACGTTCCGCTTTCTCTGCGGACCATTTCAAGATCGTGACGAACATGGAGCAGATCGATTGGAGTGGCGATTCGGCTTCGCAACGGGTTTCACTGCATTCGCCCGCAATGTTGCTGGCCTTGATCGTCTTTTTACTCGAGCAGATCTTGGCTAATCGTTTTTACCGCCGTCGGCAAAACTCGGTTTCAGCCTCGTCCACATTGACCTCAGCAACGGAGGGGGCAAAGCGATGA
- the map gene encoding type I methionyl aminopeptidase produces the protein MLKKQKKLILTEGQQDSMRRAGRVNARLMDFLRPHIVAGIKTQQIDDLVVQWTNDHGHKAATLGYQNYTKSCCTSVNDVICHGIPDGYELQDGDIINVDITTIVDGWHGDQSETFLIGDVSDERRAVTQAAFDCLYMAIDALQPGCPVSTIGEVIVPEADRRGFTVVREYVGHGLGRQFHLDPSIPHFPNRESRKDRLYPGMCFTVEPMINAGSRYTRCDKKDGWTVRTKDGKPSAQFEHTILMTDKGPEILTLTEHGPRRGHQFIK, from the coding sequence ATGTTAAAGAAGCAGAAGAAATTAATCCTGACCGAAGGGCAGCAGGATTCGATGCGACGTGCAGGACGGGTGAACGCGCGGTTGATGGATTTTTTGCGGCCTCACATTGTTGCCGGTATCAAGACTCAACAGATCGATGACCTCGTCGTTCAATGGACCAACGATCATGGGCACAAAGCGGCTACATTGGGCTACCAGAATTACACGAAGAGTTGTTGCACGAGCGTCAATGACGTGATCTGTCACGGCATTCCAGATGGCTACGAGCTTCAGGATGGCGACATCATCAATGTCGACATTACCACGATCGTCGATGGCTGGCATGGCGATCAAAGTGAAACCTTCCTGATTGGCGACGTTTCAGACGAAAGGCGGGCCGTGACACAGGCCGCATTCGATTGTCTCTATATGGCGATCGACGCACTCCAGCCGGGGTGCCCCGTGTCGACCATCGGAGAGGTGATTGTGCCTGAAGCGGATCGACGCGGGTTCACGGTGGTTCGTGAATATGTCGGTCACGGCCTGGGACGCCAATTCCATCTTGACCCATCGATCCCCCATTTTCCGAACCGGGAATCTCGCAAAGATCGGTTGTATCCCGGCATGTGTTTTACCGTTGAACCGATGATCAATGCCGGATCGCGTTACACACGTTGCGATAAGAAAGATGGATGGACGGTCCGCACCAAGGATGGGAAACCATCTGCCCAGTTCGAGCACACCATTTTGATGACCGACAAAGGGCCCGAAATCCTAACGCTGACCGAGCACGGCCCCCGACGAGGCCATCAGTTTATAAAGTAG
- a CDS encoding glutamine amidotransferase, protein MSSFLIEPIYDSAIIALVASVVAFTVLFLVTPPAENPIQRRWLLAFRAFAALILVVAMFRPGMVKTDTAAAEATLVVAVDTSRSMTLPDGDQADRWTHQKQAWQALSSGLAPLADSMNIRLLGYNETATELSNPGPSSLDDLESTGELTDLNAAATSAISIAQGQPLAGVVLMGDGTQTSEVQGTGAQRVAQTLKNWGVPLWTVPIGQTGGSAGNRDVSVDALPESYSLFSGNDFQVNFQVSLRGLAGISVPVEVSWIDGSGNVTTAAKRHVLVETASDVQAVSIPITAPRPGIYRLQVAAETQSGEWVTTNNRQTAFVNVREGGGRILYIEGESLYEQRFLRMALRRFPDLDLTYQWIPSDTASRWPIPLDNSFGVGKYDIYIIGDVDADAIGREQLEKLREAVSAGAGLMMLGGYHTYDAGGYASSPLADVLPIRMDASRRRDISEEIQADAADQIPGPLKIELARSHPITNLGSSDPEQVWDSLPPLLGANRFVGPKVAPGVQVLLETPQKQPLLVVGEFGRGRTAAIAFDSTWRWWREGHSEAHRRFWRQAMLWLLSREENTSEQIVIELESRRFATNAQTKFQASLATLSATETPVRLSAEIVDETDRVIAISDLSERSEPNFRSISGSIPTLEPGYYRLKVSPSEPNSSVQAEQLAFQVIDQSREMATPMADPVYLRQLAKITSEHGGDAFSYEQMDALIERISERRKQAEAPVVEKYTVGDDPLSGWLMFALFATALIIEWTLRRRWGLA, encoded by the coding sequence ATGAGCTCTTTCCTGATCGAGCCAATCTATGACTCCGCAATCATTGCTTTGGTTGCTTCGGTGGTCGCCTTTACCGTGTTGTTTCTGGTCACGCCGCCGGCCGAGAACCCGATTCAACGACGTTGGTTGTTGGCTTTTCGTGCCTTCGCCGCACTGATTTTGGTGGTCGCGATGTTCCGTCCTGGAATGGTGAAGACCGATACCGCGGCTGCCGAAGCAACGTTGGTCGTGGCCGTCGATACATCTCGTAGCATGACGTTGCCCGATGGTGACCAAGCCGACCGCTGGACGCATCAAAAACAAGCTTGGCAGGCATTGTCGAGCGGTTTAGCCCCGTTGGCGGATTCAATGAACATTCGCTTGCTTGGCTACAACGAAACCGCAACCGAACTAAGCAATCCAGGGCCAAGTTCACTCGATGATTTAGAATCGACGGGCGAGTTAACGGATTTGAATGCCGCCGCGACATCCGCGATCTCGATTGCGCAAGGCCAGCCGTTGGCAGGTGTGGTTTTGATGGGCGATGGAACGCAAACGTCTGAGGTTCAAGGCACCGGTGCCCAACGCGTGGCGCAAACGCTGAAGAATTGGGGCGTACCACTATGGACCGTTCCGATCGGCCAAACAGGAGGATCGGCTGGTAATCGCGATGTCTCCGTCGATGCGTTGCCCGAAAGCTATTCCCTGTTTTCAGGGAACGACTTCCAAGTCAATTTTCAAGTTAGTCTCCGCGGCTTGGCCGGGATCTCGGTTCCCGTTGAAGTGAGTTGGATCGATGGCAGCGGAAACGTGACGACGGCTGCCAAACGTCATGTCCTGGTCGAGACGGCTAGCGACGTACAAGCGGTTTCGATCCCAATCACGGCTCCTCGTCCTGGAATCTACCGACTGCAAGTCGCCGCGGAGACGCAATCGGGTGAATGGGTGACAACCAATAATCGCCAAACTGCGTTCGTGAATGTTCGTGAAGGGGGCGGACGCATTCTTTACATCGAAGGTGAATCGCTTTACGAGCAACGTTTCTTGAGGATGGCGCTTCGACGATTTCCTGATTTGGATCTGACGTATCAATGGATTCCAAGCGATACGGCATCGCGATGGCCAATACCGTTGGATAACTCCTTCGGCGTTGGAAAGTATGATATTTACATCATTGGCGATGTCGATGCCGATGCAATCGGGCGTGAACAGCTCGAGAAACTTCGCGAAGCCGTCTCTGCAGGTGCCGGACTGATGATGCTCGGTGGCTATCACACTTATGACGCGGGAGGCTATGCCTCGTCACCGCTTGCGGACGTATTACCCATTCGCATGGATGCATCGCGTCGCCGCGATATCAGTGAAGAGATTCAAGCCGATGCAGCGGATCAAATTCCGGGGCCTTTGAAGATTGAGTTGGCACGCTCGCATCCGATCACAAATCTGGGTAGCTCGGATCCCGAGCAAGTATGGGACTCGTTGCCACCGCTGCTCGGGGCCAATCGATTTGTCGGTCCGAAAGTGGCCCCTGGCGTCCAAGTCCTTTTGGAAACACCACAAAAGCAGCCCCTATTGGTGGTTGGTGAATTTGGACGAGGTCGCACCGCTGCGATCGCATTCGACTCCACATGGCGATGGTGGCGTGAAGGACACAGTGAAGCCCATCGGCGTTTCTGGAGACAAGCCATGCTATGGCTACTTTCACGCGAGGAAAACACCAGCGAGCAGATCGTGATTGAACTCGAATCCAGGCGTTTTGCAACCAATGCCCAAACCAAATTCCAAGCTTCCCTTGCCACTCTATCAGCGACAGAAACCCCCGTTCGATTGTCCGCCGAAATTGTTGACGAGACGGATCGTGTGATTGCGATTTCCGATTTGTCTGAACGAAGCGAGCCGAATTTTCGCTCGATCAGTGGCTCGATCCCAACACTGGAACCTGGCTATTACCGGCTCAAGGTAAGTCCGAGTGAACCCAATTCGTCGGTGCAAGCGGAACAGTTGGCGTTCCAAGTGATTGATCAGAGTCGAGAAATGGCGACACCGATGGCGGACCCTGTTTACCTGAGACAGTTAGCCAAGATCACCTCCGAACATGGTGGCGACGCGTTCTCGTATGAGCAAATGGACGCATTGATCGAGCGGATATCGGAGCGACGAAAGCAGGCCGAAGCACCGGTGGTGGAGAAGTACACGGTCGGCGACGATCCGCTAAGCGGATGGCTGATGTTCGCTCTCTTCGCCACTGCATTGATCATCGAATGGACCCTCCGCCGCCGCTGGGGTTTGGCCTAA
- a CDS encoding DUF4159 domain-containing protein: MQRKDLKRLARVAGGRRWRIAHFVCGLLVLVLPNLFNPPVCAQGRAVTVDPASVQRAIDRGVAYLRKSQTDRGGWNEYGGQSCGLSALCTLSLLNAGVSRDDPAISKAMKYLRSFEPNETYSVSLQTLVYCQLGATADLPRIRRNVLWLVQKQNKEGDGRRRVGGWSYGQRIGSGDPSNSQFALLALGAAKDRGIEVDAEVFERALEYWIVHQRDDGGWAYGSSQPTTGSMTSAGIASIIISRGGVSGTSSRIQGGRIECCGNRGEGDDPVESALTWMGDHFSVEVNPGGDSMTFYYYLYALERVGRLSGRRFIGGHDWYREGAEQLLELHDPFQGFWSGAAPMENNRDIATSFALLFLSKGKRQVVAGQLQYKSDRADAWNSHPAGLKQLVRQVERDWGRDLTWQTIRAEDADGQIVSLESLLQTPVLIIRGRETLRFPNSLIEVLGTYIEQGGTIFFEADGGDGCGDASAFEASVNELCAKWFEGSRLDRLPPTHPVWFAEREVPPSAITNIDKDFWVYGVQACCRTAVFYVPNSLSCRWELSDSIHGSKTVNDNVRSQIDLALRIGENVIAYATGRELTDKLEERMVIDGGDPPEPNRTTIEIAMLSLGAGGEEARRAIPNATELIRQKLKIDLSAAKEPVGLDANTLSNVPILWLHGRTAFQLTDSERNALREYIENQGMVFATSICGSDAFSESFRREMSLVLPDSPLQRMDPSHPAFTPAAYGGFDIQSVMIRTPNDRGRSQVIQTRSSVPEIEYAVVDNMAAVFFSPLDVSCALESPNSVQCPGYSTEDAAKIVANMVLYGLNQ; the protein is encoded by the coding sequence ATGCAACGTAAAGATCTTAAACGTCTGGCCAGAGTTGCGGGAGGACGCAGATGGCGGATAGCCCATTTTGTATGCGGTTTGCTCGTCCTTGTTTTACCTAATCTGTTTAATCCGCCTGTTTGTGCTCAAGGACGTGCGGTAACGGTCGATCCGGCTAGCGTGCAACGGGCGATTGATCGCGGAGTCGCCTACCTTCGCAAGTCGCAAACCGACCGTGGTGGATGGAACGAGTACGGCGGCCAATCGTGTGGATTATCGGCGTTGTGTACGTTATCGCTGCTCAATGCAGGTGTTTCTCGTGACGATCCAGCGATCTCCAAGGCGATGAAGTACCTGCGTTCCTTTGAGCCGAACGAGACCTATTCGGTGTCGCTGCAAACGCTGGTCTATTGCCAATTGGGGGCGACGGCTGATTTGCCGCGAATTCGGCGAAATGTATTGTGGCTGGTGCAAAAACAAAATAAAGAGGGGGATGGTCGCCGTCGCGTTGGTGGTTGGAGCTATGGTCAGCGGATCGGTAGCGGAGATCCTTCCAATTCCCAATTTGCATTGTTGGCACTCGGGGCCGCAAAGGATCGTGGGATCGAAGTCGATGCCGAAGTCTTTGAGCGCGCACTGGAATACTGGATCGTCCACCAACGCGATGATGGTGGATGGGCATACGGCAGCAGTCAACCGACGACGGGAAGCATGACGAGTGCTGGAATCGCATCGATCATCATTTCTCGCGGTGGCGTTTCGGGGACCAGTTCACGAATCCAAGGTGGGCGTATCGAGTGTTGTGGCAATCGTGGCGAAGGTGACGATCCGGTCGAATCGGCATTGACATGGATGGGCGACCATTTTTCGGTTGAAGTCAATCCGGGCGGCGATTCGATGACATTCTATTACTACCTTTACGCGCTCGAGAGAGTCGGTCGTTTGTCGGGGAGACGGTTTATTGGCGGCCACGATTGGTATCGTGAAGGAGCCGAACAGTTACTCGAACTGCACGATCCCTTCCAAGGATTTTGGTCGGGTGCGGCACCGATGGAAAACAATCGCGACATCGCCACATCATTCGCTCTGCTCTTTCTAAGCAAGGGAAAACGCCAAGTCGTCGCAGGACAATTGCAATACAAGAGCGACCGAGCCGACGCTTGGAACTCACACCCCGCAGGACTGAAGCAATTGGTTCGCCAAGTCGAGCGAGATTGGGGGCGTGATTTGACATGGCAAACGATTCGCGCGGAAGACGCAGACGGGCAAATCGTCAGCCTCGAGTCCCTGCTGCAAACACCTGTTCTGATCATCCGCGGCCGCGAAACATTGCGTTTCCCCAATTCGTTGATCGAGGTGTTGGGCACCTACATCGAACAAGGTGGCACCATTTTTTTTGAAGCCGATGGCGGCGACGGATGCGGAGATGCGTCCGCGTTCGAAGCGAGTGTGAACGAACTGTGTGCGAAATGGTTCGAGGGTTCGCGTTTGGACCGGTTACCACCAACGCACCCCGTATGGTTCGCTGAACGTGAGGTGCCACCATCGGCGATAACGAATATCGACAAAGATTTTTGGGTTTATGGAGTGCAGGCTTGCTGTCGCACGGCTGTGTTCTATGTTCCCAATAGTTTGTCATGCCGTTGGGAATTGAGCGATTCGATCCATGGTTCGAAAACCGTAAACGATAACGTACGAAGCCAGATCGATCTTGCTTTACGGATTGGTGAAAACGTGATCGCTTATGCAACGGGCCGTGAGTTAACCGACAAATTGGAAGAGCGGATGGTGATCGACGGAGGCGACCCCCCCGAGCCGAACCGTACGACGATCGAAATCGCGATGTTGTCGCTCGGGGCGGGGGGTGAAGAAGCGCGTCGAGCGATTCCCAACGCAACGGAGCTGATTCGGCAAAAACTGAAAATCGATCTCTCGGCTGCGAAGGAGCCGGTGGGTCTCGATGCGAACACGTTAAGCAATGTGCCAATTCTTTGGCTGCATGGACGGACCGCTTTTCAATTGACCGATTCCGAACGGAATGCGCTACGGGAATACATCGAAAACCAAGGCATGGTCTTCGCGACCTCGATTTGCGGCAGCGACGCGTTCAGTGAATCGTTTCGCCGCGAGATGAGCCTTGTTCTACCTGATTCGCCACTCCAGCGAATGGATCCGTCGCACCCCGCATTCACACCGGCGGCCTATGGTGGTTTCGACATTCAATCCGTTATGATTCGAACCCCCAATGATCGTGGACGCAGCCAAGTCATCCAGACCCGCAGCAGTGTCCCGGAGATCGAGTACGCCGTCGTCGATAATATGGCAGCCGTCTTCTTTTCGCCGCTCGACGTTAGCTGTGCGTTGGAAAGTCCAAATTCGGTGCAATGCCCAGGCTATTCGACGGAAGATGCGGCGAAGATTGTTGCCAACATGGTTTTGTACGGACTAAACCAATAG
- a CDS encoding AAA family ATPase, with the protein MNNPPPPPTPNQPARNLGDVLREFAGHQQTMRAELAKVIVGQTETIEQLLVAIFTRGHCLLEGVPGLAKTLMVSTLAEILDVSFKRIQFTPDLMPSDITGTQVLEEDDAGKRSFRFVEGPIFTNILLADEINRTPPKTQAALLEAMQERQVTIGNLTYTLPPPFFTIATQNPIEQEGTYPLPEAQLDRFMFNIKVGYPSASEEEQILTSTTRGEATSVNKVLSSRAILNVQKLVSSIAVNPLVIRYASQLVRATRPKDETAPDYVRELVDWGAGPRAGQNLINGAKAVAAMDGRFSVDPSDIRRIAKPILRHRIATNFQAQAEGMDTDAIIDRLMKDVAAPEPEKMQKK; encoded by the coding sequence ATGAACAATCCTCCCCCACCACCAACACCGAATCAGCCGGCACGCAATCTTGGTGACGTCCTTCGCGAATTCGCGGGGCATCAACAGACAATGCGAGCCGAATTGGCAAAGGTTATTGTTGGACAAACCGAAACGATCGAGCAATTATTGGTTGCGATTTTCACGCGTGGCCATTGCTTGCTTGAGGGCGTACCCGGTTTGGCAAAAACGTTGATGGTCAGCACCTTGGCGGAAATTCTTGACGTTTCGTTCAAGCGGATCCAGTTTACACCGGATTTGATGCCTTCGGATATCACTGGGACCCAAGTTTTAGAGGAAGACGATGCGGGAAAGCGAAGTTTCCGTTTTGTGGAAGGCCCCATCTTTACAAATATTCTGCTCGCGGACGAGATCAACCGTACGCCCCCTAAGACGCAAGCCGCACTGCTCGAAGCGATGCAGGAACGGCAGGTGACGATCGGCAACTTGACGTACACGCTTCCGCCACCGTTCTTTACCATCGCCACGCAGAACCCGATTGAACAAGAGGGAACTTATCCGCTACCCGAGGCTCAACTTGACCGCTTCATGTTCAACATTAAAGTCGGCTACCCGTCGGCAAGCGAAGAGGAACAAATTTTGACCTCCACGACGCGAGGTGAAGCGACGTCGGTGAATAAGGTCTTGTCGTCGCGAGCGATTTTGAATGTCCAAAAATTGGTTTCAAGTATCGCGGTCAATCCCTTGGTCATCCGTTACGCATCGCAGCTCGTTCGCGCGACTCGGCCTAAAGATGAAACGGCCCCCGATTACGTTCGCGAGTTGGTCGATTGGGGAGCCGGGCCGCGAGCGGGCCAGAACCTGATCAACGGAGCCAAAGCGGTTGCTGCGATGGATGGTCGGTTTAGCGTCGATCCAAGCGACATTCGGCGAATCGCTAAACCGATCCTACGGCACCGCATTGCAACCAACTTCCAAGCGCAAGCCGAAGGGATGGATACCGACGCGATCATCGATCGCTTGATGAAGGATGTCGCGGCTCCGGAACCAGAAAAGATGCAGAAAAAGTAA
- a CDS encoding DUF58 domain-containing protein — MASLLSPESLQQIKRLDLRARMVIRGFLQGLHSSPFHGFSVQFSEHRRYNRGDDPKLIDWLVYAKTDKYYIKRFEAETNLTGYLAIDLSKSMGFTRSQSMNKFEYATCLAASLTYLMTMQQDPVGLLTLGAKVNAELPARSRRGHLSDVMARLTNIQPTGETDLAACITQIAAMLRHHSLVMLFTDLLDEPEEVYRSLAQLRHGGHDVILFHILDEAEVHFPYDGPVQFEDSESGETITVDATGFREDYLAGLEAFREQYKERCSRLRIDYVPLDTSMPFDKALTEYLLQRQGRG, encoded by the coding sequence ATGGCATCCCTGTTATCCCCCGAATCACTCCAGCAAATCAAACGGCTCGATCTTCGAGCTCGGATGGTGATTCGTGGTTTTTTGCAAGGTTTGCACTCAAGTCCCTTTCATGGATTCTCTGTACAATTTAGCGAGCATCGCCGCTATAACCGTGGCGACGATCCGAAATTGATCGATTGGTTAGTCTACGCCAAAACGGACAAATACTATATCAAACGTTTCGAAGCCGAAACAAACTTGACAGGCTACTTAGCCATTGACTTGTCAAAATCAATGGGCTTCACTCGTTCGCAAAGCATGAACAAGTTTGAGTACGCGACTTGTTTGGCCGCATCGTTGACCTACTTGATGACAATGCAGCAAGACCCGGTCGGGTTACTGACCCTAGGTGCCAAAGTCAATGCGGAGTTGCCTGCACGAAGTCGCCGGGGGCACCTCAGCGATGTGATGGCGCGATTGACGAACATTCAACCCACAGGCGAAACCGATCTAGCCGCTTGTATTACACAAATTGCGGCAATGCTGCGGCATCACTCGCTCGTCATGCTTTTCACCGATCTACTCGATGAACCGGAGGAGGTTTATCGCTCGCTCGCTCAACTTCGCCATGGCGGACACGATGTGATACTTTTTCATATCCTCGATGAAGCGGAAGTCCATTTTCCTTACGATGGCCCGGTCCAATTCGAAGATAGCGAAAGCGGCGAGACGATTACGGTCGATGCGACGGGATTTCGCGAAGACTACCTGGCCGGATTGGAAGCGTTTCGTGAACAATACAAGGAACGTTGCAGCCGTTTACGAATTGACTATGTTCCGCTCGACACAAGCATGCCGTTCGACAAGGCATTAACGGAGTATTTGCTACAACGTCAAGGAAGAGGTTAG